A window of Halopelagius inordinatus genomic DNA:
ACCGGGGGCGTCCGGCGACCACCACGAGTAAGTCGGCCGGACGCGCTACGGCACGTATGGACGACGCATCCGACGGCCAGATGGACGGACTCTGCGTCACAGACTGCACGCGGTGTCCCGAACTCGTCGAGGCGCGGAGCCGGATAGTCAACGGCGCGGGCCCCGACGACGCCGAGTTGGTCTTTCTCGGGGAAGCGCCGGGGGCGAACGAGGACGAGAAGGGAGAACCGTTCGTCGGGCGTTCGGGAAGCGTTCTCGACGACGCCCTCCGAGACGTCGGACTCGCGCGCTCGGACGTCCGCATCACGAACTGCGTGCGGTGTCGTCCGCCCGAGAACCGCGACCCGAAGGTGGCGGAACTGGAGAACTGCGCGGGCTGGTTGGAACGGGAACTCGAACTCGTGGACCCCGAACTGCTCGTGACGCTCGGAAAGGTCCCCTCCGAACACGTCCTCGACCGGTCCGTCGCCGTCACGTCGGAGGCGGGCGACGTGGTGGACGCGCGCATCGGGGGCCGCGCCCAACGCGTCCTCGTCTGCGTCCACCCCGCCGCGACGCTGTACGACCGGAGCCAAGAGGAGACGTTCACCGACACCATCGCGAGAGCCGCAGACCTCGCGAACCTGACGGACGGCGAGGGCGGGCAGGCGAACCTCGGCGACTTCTAGTCGGGCGTCGGTCGGCGGCGCGGAAGTCGCCCCGAGGGAAAGTCACTTTGCCGCCCTGCGCGGAGTGTTCGGTATGAGCGCGCCCAACGCCGCCGAGACCGAACAGTCGCTCGCATCGGTGGTCATGGTCGACTACGGACTCGGGAACCTGCGGAGCGCACGGCGCGGACTCGAACGCGCCGGTGCGGACGTGACGATAACCGACGACCCCGCGGAGTTCGCCGACGCAGACGGAATCGTCCTCCCGGGCGTCGGAGCCTTCAGCGAGGGGATGGAGAACGCCGGCCCGTTCCGCGAACCCCTCGCGGCGGCGGCCGAACGCGGCCAGCCCATCTTCGGCATCTGCCTCGGGATGCAGATGCTGCTCACGACGAGCGAGGAGGCCGACCACGAGGGCGAGGGCGAAGTCACCGGTCTGGACTTCATCCCCGGAACGAACGTCCGCTTCTCGCAGGGCCAGAAGGTGCCGCACATGGGGTGGAACGAACTGAACGTCGAACGCGACCACCCTCTCGTAGCGGGCGTCGACGGCGTCGCGTCTTCGACGCAACGAGCAGACGGACCCGCGGGCGGGTCCGTCGACGGAGAGTACGCCTACTTCGTTCACTCGTACTACGCGGTTCCGGACGACGAGGACGCCGTCGTCGCCACGACGGACTACGAGGTGGAGTTCCCGGCCATCGTCGCAAACGAGGAAGGCAACGTGTTCGGCACGCAGTTCCACCCCGAGAAAAGCGGCGAGACGGGGCTGACCATCCTCCGGAACTTCGTCGAACTCTGCGCAGAGCAGTAATCCGGTAGGGAGTCGCCCACCGACGACGGGCTTTTCAAACTCGGGGCTGAACGTCGCCGCATGCAGGCAGTCACGCTGGGTCCGGCGGGGACGTACTCTCACCGCGCCGCCCGGGCCGTCGCAGACGACGTCGAGTTCCGCGAGTCCGTCTCCGCCATCGTCGATGCGGTGAACGACGGCGAGTACGCGCGCGGCGTCGTCCCCATCGAGAACAGCATCGAAGGCAGCGTCACGGAGACGTTGGACGCCATCGCGGAGACGGACGTGGCGGTCACCCGCGAGATAGTGACGCCGATTCGTCACGCGCTACTGGCTCAAACCGAGGAGTTCGACGTCGTCGCCTCCCACTCGCAGGCCCTCGCGCAGTGTCGGTCGTACCTCGAAACCACCTATCCGGACGCGAAACTCGAAGCCGTCGCGAGCACCGCTCGCGGCGTCGAACGCGCCCGCGAGGACCCGACTGTCGCCGGTATCGGCCACCCCGACAACGCGGGCGGGACGCTCAACGTCCTCGCGGAGGATATCCAAGACCGCTCTTCGAACGCGACGCGCTTTTTCGTCATCGCTCCCGAAAGCGAACGCTCCGAAGCGGGCGGGAAATCCACCATCGTCGTCTACCCGAACGCCAACTACCCGGGGCTGTTGTTGGAACTGTTAGAGGCGTTCGCGGACCACGACATCAACCTCTCTCGCATCGAGTCTCGACCCAGCGGAAACCGCCTCGGGGACTACCTGTTCCACATCGACTTCGAGGCCGGTCTGTACGAGGACAGATCCAAAGACGCCCTCGACGCCGTCGAGGAGATCGCCTCCCGCGGGTGGGTCAAACGACTCGGCTCCTACGACATGCAGCACGTCCTCTACTGAGACCCGTCGGGGCGTCGCGGAAATCTCGAAGAACCGACGCGCCGAACGACCGAACCGCGGCGTCGGAGAGGAGTCCGAAACGCGCACATCCGGCCCTTCGACGTCTCTCCCGTGCGAACTGCGCGCTCGGCTCCATCTATATTTATCTCCTCGGACGCCGTCTGTAGTAGTCGGTGACTATCAAATGATGCCACGTTCTTCCCCCTTCGACGACTTCGAGACGATGTTCGAGCGCATGTCCAAGCAGTTCGGCGACATGAGCCACCAGTTCGACCGTTCGGACCTGACGGGCGTCGCCTCCGCCGTCGCCGTCGACGTCGCCGACGAGGACGACGAGTTCGTCGTCGTCGCGGACCTGCCGGGCGTCGAAAAGGAGGACATCGACCTCACGATAACCGAACGCGTCCTCACCATCGAGGCGACGCACGAGACGGACGAGCAACACGGGTCCGAGGAGTACATCCGGCGGGAACGCCGCCACGAGTCCGTCCGCCGCACCGTCCGTCTCCCCGAAGATATCGTCGCAGACGAGGCGTCCGCCTCGTACAACAACGGCGTCCTCACCGTCACCCTCCCCAAGGTGACGACCGACGGCGACGACTCGCACCGAATCGACGTCGAGTGACCGGCCCGGAGCGCCGACGACACTCGCCACGCTACCGAACGAGAACGTCGTAAGCTCGCGTTCGTCGTTTCCCCCCCGTTTTCTCGACTTTCACCGCCCGCAGAGCGGGTCGCTTCGCCGGTAGAGTTCTTCCGTCTCCGCGCCGAACCCGACCGTATGGAACCCTCGAACGTGTTGGTCCCGCTGGACGGGTCCCCACTCTCGGACGACGCTTTGACCCACGCGCTCGGAACGTTCGACTGTCCCGTGACGGTGTTGAACGTGGTGACGCCGCTCGACGCGTCGATGAGCGAGAGCGGTATCCTCGAACCCGACGAACAGCGACGGGACGAGGCGAGAGCGAGAGCGGAGGAGGTAGTCGAACGCGCGACGCGCCGGGCGGAGGAAGCGGGGCGGACCGTCGAGGTGGCCGTAGAGACGGGGAACCCCGCCGAGACTATCCTCGACTACGTCGGCGCGAACGACGTGGATCACGTCGTCATGGGCGGACACGGGGGCGAACGCGACGGACTCGCCGGCCGCCTCCTCGGAACCGTCGCGACGGCAGTCGTCCGTAAAGCGCCCGTGACGGTGACCGTCGTTCGATAGCGCGTCTCGACCGCACGGACGGAGCGCGGCTACCCGCCGAGTACCGCGGCGAGGGCCCTGTAGGCACCGAATCCGATGGCCACCGACGCGACGAGCGTGAGTATCCAGAACGCGAGCGTCACCCCGATTTTCTTTCGAGAGACGCCCGCGGAGCCTCCCGCGAGTCCGCCGCCGATGACGCCCGAGATGATGATGTTGTTGAACGAGATGGGGATGCCGAGAGCGATGGCCAGTTGCGCGATGACGAACCCGGGGACGAGGGCGGCGATGGACCGCCGAATACCGAGTTGCGCGTACTCCCGAGAGGTCGCTTGGAGCAGTCGCGGTGCGCCCATCCACGCCCCCGCGAGGATGCCGGACGCGCCGAGAGACAAGAGTACGATGCCCGGGAGGCCGAGTTCGACCCGATAGAGGTTCTCCAGCGGTCCGGTCGCCAGCCCGACCTGACTCCCGCCGCTGGAGAACGCGACGATGCTCCCGAGGACGACGAGAAACGTCCTGACGCCGCCTTCGACCGACGCCTGCGTTCGGCGGCGGATGAACTGAAAGCTCGCCGCGGCGGCGAGCACCGACACGGCGACGACGCCGAGTTCGACGCCGGCGACGACCGGCGTCCCGACGAGTCCAGACAGAAACCCCGCGAGAGAGCCCTGTTCCTCGCCGGCCGGAGCGGGGATGACTGCCAGTTCGACGTTGGCGACGATACCGCCGACGAGAGCCGCGAGCAGGGGGACGCCGACGGTTTCGGGGATGTCGTCGCGGCGGAGTATCGTGGCGGTGAGATACGCCAACCCGCCCGAGACGGGGGGGACCAGAACCCAGAACGTCACGATTCTCCGATACGTGTCGAACGCCGGAGAACCGCCCAGAGAGAGCCCCACACCCACCATCGCACCGGTCGTCGCGAACGCCGCAGGGACCGGGTAGCCGGTGTAGACGCCGAACGCCATGAACGCCGTGGCGGTCAAAAGCCCCGTCGTCGCGGCCAGCGAAGTGAACGCGACGCCGTCTATCAGTCCGGACCCGACCGTCTCGGAGATGCTCCCGCCCTGCGTGAGTGCGCCGAGGGCGGCGAGGAGGCCGATGAGGAACGCGGCTCGCATCGTCGAGATGGCGTTTGCGCCGATGGCGGGGGCGAACGGCGGCGAATTGCTGTTCGCGCCGAGTGCCCACGCCGTCAGCAGGGCGGTGACGGTGGCCAAGCCGACGAGGAGCCAGAAGACGACGGCCGTCACCGCCGCAACAGCCCTCCGAGACGGTGAAGCGGGCCGCCGACTACCTCGGCGTCCCTCGCGAGGATGACCGTCTCGTCGGTCCGTTTCACGATTCGTCTCGCCACCGACCCGACGAGTCGTCGTCGAAGCGCGCCGCGTCGAGTCGCCCCTAACACGACCACGTCGTGGTTCGCCGCCGCGTCGCCGATGGCGTCCGTCGGGTCAGCGGCCTCTCTGACGACGGTTTCGACCGGCAGGTCGGCGTCGGTGGCGAGGACCATCCGGTGGCCCTCCGCCGCGAACTCTCGTGCCGCCGCCGCGTCCGTTTCCGCGTCCGCCACCGCGAAGACGACCACCCGGGCGTCGTTCCGAACGGCGATAGCCACCGCCATCACCGCCGCAACCTCGACGTGCGGTCCGCCGGCGACGGGGAGGAGAACGGAGTCGACGCCGTCGGCCTCGCGTCCGATGCGTTCGACGTACAGGTCGCACTCGGCCCGTTCGACGAGTGCGTCGACGGTCGTTCCGAGGACGGCCTCGCTCCGCCGCGAACGCCCCCGCCACCCGACGAGGAGCGCCGAGGGGTCGCTCTCTTCGACCGCTTTCAACAGACCGCGAGTCGGCGACCGCGCGACGACGATGTCGCGTTCGACGGCGACGCCGTCGGGCGCGTCCGCCCGTTCGAGGAGTTCGCGGCTGTCTCCGGCGTACTCGCGGACGATGGTCTCGTCGTCGAACACGCCGAACGGCGAGTCGTAGGGTTTCACCACGACGGTCACGAGGCGCACCGTTCCGTCGCCGAGGCGCGCGAGGTCACCGGCGGTTCGAACCAACTGCCGGACGTTCTCGGGGTCTCTGAGTCCGACCAATACCGGTCCACCGGTTCCGTCGTCGGCCATGAAGACGGGTTCGGGCTCACCGAGCAAAAGTGTTGACACGAAACACGGTTCGAGGGCGGAGCGAGGAGCCACCGACGGAGGCGCGACCAGACAGCCACGCGAGTCAGGTATAGGAGATATTTTAGGCCCGCACCTCCGACGACACAGACATGGAATACGACCCGCAGGAACTCGAAGACCGGTGGCGAGAGCGGTGGTCCGAGACGGGTCGGTACGAAGCCGACCCCTCCGAGGCCGACGACGACCCCACCTTCATCACGGTTCCGTACCCCTACCCCAGCGGCGGGATGCACATCGGGCACGCCCGGACGTACACGGTGCCCGACGTCTACGCGCGGTACCGGCGCCAACAGGGGGACAACGTCCTCTTTCCCATCGCGTGGCACGTGACGGGAACGCCCATCATCGGCGCGGTAGAGCGCCTGAAGAAGGGCGAAGAGGAGCAACTGTCCGTCCTCAGAGACACCTACGACGTCCCCGAGGAGACGCTTCACGACCTCGAAACGCCGATGGGGTACGCGCGGTACTTCATCGAGGAACACTACAAGAAGGGGATGAAAGACCTCGGGTTGTCCGTCGACTGGCGGCGGGAGTTCACCACGAACGACGAGCGCTACTCGAAGTTCATCACGTGGCAGTACGAGACGCTGAGAGACCGCGGCCTGTTGGAGAAGGGCCTGCACCCCGTCAAATACTGCACGAACGAGAAACAGCCCGTGACGACCCACGACCTGTTGGAGGGCGAAGACGCCGAGTTCCAAGAGTACACGCTCGTGCGCTTCACCCGCGGCGACACCGTCGTTCCGATGGCGACGCTCCGACCCGAGACGGTT
This region includes:
- a CDS encoding uracil-DNA glycosylase; this encodes MDDASDGQMDGLCVTDCTRCPELVEARSRIVNGAGPDDAELVFLGEAPGANEDEKGEPFVGRSGSVLDDALRDVGLARSDVRITNCVRCRPPENRDPKVAELENCAGWLERELELVDPELLVTLGKVPSEHVLDRSVAVTSEAGDVVDARIGGRAQRVLVCVHPAATLYDRSQEETFTDTIARAADLANLTDGEGGQANLGDF
- the hisH gene encoding imidazole glycerol phosphate synthase subunit HisH, which codes for MSAPNAAETEQSLASVVMVDYGLGNLRSARRGLERAGADVTITDDPAEFADADGIVLPGVGAFSEGMENAGPFREPLAAAAERGQPIFGICLGMQMLLTTSEEADHEGEGEVTGLDFIPGTNVRFSQGQKVPHMGWNELNVERDHPLVAGVDGVASSTQRADGPAGGSVDGEYAYFVHSYYAVPDDEDAVVATTDYEVEFPAIVANEEGNVFGTQFHPEKSGETGLTILRNFVELCAEQ
- the pheA gene encoding prephenate dehydratase, whose translation is MQAVTLGPAGTYSHRAARAVADDVEFRESVSAIVDAVNDGEYARGVVPIENSIEGSVTETLDAIAETDVAVTREIVTPIRHALLAQTEEFDVVASHSQALAQCRSYLETTYPDAKLEAVASTARGVERAREDPTVAGIGHPDNAGGTLNVLAEDIQDRSSNATRFFVIAPESERSEAGGKSTIVVYPNANYPGLLLELLEAFADHDINLSRIESRPSGNRLGDYLFHIDFEAGLYEDRSKDALDAVEEIASRGWVKRLGSYDMQHVLY
- the hsp14 gene encoding archaeal heat shock protein Hsp14, whose product is MMPRSSPFDDFETMFERMSKQFGDMSHQFDRSDLTGVASAVAVDVADEDDEFVVVADLPGVEKEDIDLTITERVLTIEATHETDEQHGSEEYIRRERRHESVRRTVRLPEDIVADEASASYNNGVLTVTLPKVTTDGDDSHRIDVE
- a CDS encoding universal stress protein yields the protein MEPSNVLVPLDGSPLSDDALTHALGTFDCPVTVLNVVTPLDASMSESGILEPDEQRRDEARARAEEVVERATRRAEEAGRTVEVAVETGNPAETILDYVGANDVDHVVMGGHGGERDGLAGRLLGTVATAVVRKAPVTVTVVR
- a CDS encoding inorganic phosphate transporter, with translation MTAVVFWLLVGLATVTALLTAWALGANSNSPPFAPAIGANAISTMRAAFLIGLLAALGALTQGGSISETVGSGLIDGVAFTSLAATTGLLTATAFMAFGVYTGYPVPAAFATTGAMVGVGLSLGGSPAFDTYRRIVTFWVLVPPVSGGLAYLTATILRRDDIPETVGVPLLAALVGGIVANVELAVIPAPAGEEQGSLAGFLSGLVGTPVVAGVELGVVAVSVLAAAASFQFIRRRTQASVEGGVRTFLVVLGSIVAFSSGGSQVGLATGPLENLYRVELGLPGIVLLSLGASGILAGAWMGAPRLLQATSREYAQLGIRRSIAALVPGFVIAQLAIALGIPISFNNIIISGVIGGGLAGGSAGVSRKKIGVTLAFWILTLVASVAIGFGAYRALAAVLGG
- a CDS encoding universal stress protein; this encodes MADDGTGGPVLVGLRDPENVRQLVRTAGDLARLGDGTVRLVTVVVKPYDSPFGVFDDETIVREYAGDSRELLERADAPDGVAVERDIVVARSPTRGLLKAVEESDPSALLVGWRGRSRRSEAVLGTTVDALVERAECDLYVERIGREADGVDSVLLPVAGGPHVEVAAVMAVAIAVRNDARVVVFAVADAETDAAAAREFAAEGHRMVLATDADLPVETVVREAADPTDAIGDAAANHDVVVLGATRRGALRRRLVGSVARRIVKRTDETVILARDAEVVGGPLHRLGGLLRR